Within the Gracilinema caldarium DSM 7334 genome, the region GATGGCCACACCGCCTGTGTAAGCCTAGAGTTCGGCGACAAAAAGCCCTCTATCGAGGAAGTAAAGGCTATCTGGGCACAATTCCGGGCCCTGCCCCAGGAACTGAAGCTTCCCTTTGCTCCGGAACAACCGATTATAGTCCGGGAAGAAGCCGATCGGCCCCAGCCGCGGAAGGACCGGGATGCGGACAAAGCGATGGCTGTTACGGTAGGCCGCATCCGGCCCTGCAAGCTCTTTGATCTTCGTTTTGTGGGGCTTTCCCACAATACGGTTCGTGGAGCTGCTGGAGGGGGTATCCTCAATGCGGAGCTTCTCAAAGCCAGGGGATATCTGTAAGATTGCATTATGAACAATAAAACCTTTCCACTTACTGCTGAACAGCTCAGAAAGCTTGTGGCAACCTATCCAACGCCCTTTTATATCTATGATGAAAGGGCGATTCGTGAAAATGCCCGGAACATAAAAAAGGCCTTTGCTATTTTACCGGGCTTTTTTGAACATTTTGCTGTTAAGGCCCTGCCAAATCCCTTTATTTTAAAGATTCTCAAGGATGAAGGCTTCGGTGCAGACTGTTCAAGCCTGCCTGAATTGCTGCTGTCTGAACAGGCGGGTATCAGGGGGGAAGCAATTATGTTCACCTCCAATGATACCCCCGCCCATGAGTACCAGGAGGCGAAACAGATGGGGGCCATCATCAATCTGGATGATTATACCCATATCGATTTTCTTGAATCTGTCGCCGGAATTCCGGAACTCATTTCCTGCCGTTATAACCCGGGGCCGCTTAAGGAGGGTAATGCCATCATCGGCAAGCCTGAGGAAGCCAAATATGGTTTTACCCGGGATCAGCTCTTTAAAGGCTACCAGCGGCTCAGAGAAAAGGGTGCCCGGCGTTTTGCCCTCCATACCATGGTCGCTTCCAACGAGCTCAATATTGAATATCATATAGAAACGGCTCGAATTCTCTTTGAATTGGCGGTGGAGCTCTATCAGAAGCTGGGTATTCGCCTTGAGTTTGTCAATCTTGGAGGCGGCGCGGGGATTCCCTACCGGCTTGATCAGCAGGCTATCGATTATGATGCGCTTACCCGGGGTATAAGAAGGGCCTATGATGCCATTATCGTGCCTGCCGGACTGGATCCCCTGGGGATACACCTCGAATGGGGCCGGATCATCACGGGGCCCTATGGGTGGCTCGTAAGTACCGCCATCCACGAAAAGCATATCTACCGGGACTATATCGGTCTCGATGCCACCATGGCGGACCTGATGCGGCCCGGCATGTATGGGGCCTATCATCACATCACGGTGGCTGGCAAGGAATCGGCGCCTCTTACGGAAACCTATGATGTGGTAGGCAGCCTCTGCGAAAATAACGATAAATTTGCGGTCCAGCGGAAATTACCCCGGATAGAACGGGGCGACCTGGTGATTATTCACGATGCAGGTGCCCACGGCCGGGCTATGGGCTTTAACTATAACGGCAAACTCCGGGCGGGAGAACTGCTGCTGCGGAGCGATGGCTCGGTGGTACCAATCCGCCGCCGTGAAACCGTCGAAGATTATTTTGCCACCCTGGACTTTACTGCCCTTTCTCAGTTTTCATCGGCTGAACCATCTTAGAGGAGTTAAGCATGCTGGCACGTAATGAGGCACTGGCGAATCTGAAAGCGGGGTATCTCTTCCCCGAAATTGCAAAACGGCGTCGGGAATTTCTTGCGAAGCACCCGGAAGCAAAGATCATCAGTCTGGGTATCGGGAATACGACCGAACCCATCACGCCCCATATTGATGCAGGGCTGGTCGAGGGGGCCCGGCGGCTCGCCACCAGGGAAGGCTACAGCGGCTATGGGGATGAGCAGGGTATGACTGCTCTGCGGGAGAAGATTGCCCAGGTTTTCTATAATTCCTTAGAGGGCTGTAGGCTCATAGCCGCTGACGAGGTTTTTATATCCGATGGAGCCAAGTGTGACATTGGCCGGCTTCAGCTGCTCTTTGGTCGATCGGTGCC harbors:
- a CDS encoding diaminopimelate decarboxylase, with translation MNNKTFPLTAEQLRKLVATYPTPFYIYDERAIRENARNIKKAFAILPGFFEHFAVKALPNPFILKILKDEGFGADCSSLPELLLSEQAGIRGEAIMFTSNDTPAHEYQEAKQMGAIINLDDYTHIDFLESVAGIPELISCRYNPGPLKEGNAIIGKPEEAKYGFTRDQLFKGYQRLREKGARRFALHTMVASNELNIEYHIETARILFELAVELYQKLGIRLEFVNLGGGAGIPYRLDQQAIDYDALTRGIRRAYDAIIVPAGLDPLGIHLEWGRIITGPYGWLVSTAIHEKHIYRDYIGLDATMADLMRPGMYGAYHHITVAGKESAPLTETYDVVGSLCENNDKFAVQRKLPRIERGDLVIIHDAGAHGRAMGFNYNGKLRAGELLLRSDGSVVPIRRRETVEDYFATLDFTALSQFSSAEPS